In one window of Terriglobales bacterium DNA:
- the gcvT gene encoding glycine cleavage system aminomethyltransferase GcvT — MSPTVEATTSTLRKTALNRVHRQMGAKMVDFGGWDMPVEYPAGWGGRPGGLIQEHMAVRTAVGLFDVSHMGDIRVRGRQALEAVQHITMNDAARLAVGQAQYSALLYPQGTFVDDVIVHRMGESDYLLVINAGTREKDARWVRENTRTFDCDVIDEGDDYTQLAIQGPRAVEVLAKLTDADLGAIKNYWFTTGTVCGLDRVLIARTGYTGEDGFEIYVPSDAATSARVWHEVLGAGDALGLLPCGLGARNTLRLEAKMALYGHEISESITVWEAGLDRFCKMEKGEFVGREALGRQKTEGIQRTLIGLEMTERGIARDGYKVMDAGGREIGCVTSGSYAPYLKKNIALAYVPPGHAAPGTALEVEIRGQAVRARVIPTPFYKRIRN, encoded by the coding sequence TTGTCTCCGACCGTCGAGGCGACCACGTCGACGCTTCGAAAGACCGCCCTCAACCGCGTCCATCGCCAGATGGGAGCAAAGATGGTGGACTTCGGCGGCTGGGACATGCCGGTGGAGTATCCGGCGGGCTGGGGCGGACGACCGGGCGGGCTTATCCAGGAGCACATGGCGGTGCGTACCGCCGTGGGACTGTTCGACGTCAGCCACATGGGCGACATCCGCGTGCGGGGCCGGCAGGCACTTGAGGCGGTCCAGCACATCACCATGAACGACGCCGCACGGCTGGCGGTTGGCCAGGCGCAGTATTCGGCGCTGCTCTATCCACAAGGCACGTTTGTGGATGACGTGATCGTCCATCGCATGGGAGAAAGCGACTACCTGCTGGTCATCAACGCAGGTACGCGGGAGAAAGATGCGCGCTGGGTGCGCGAGAACACCCGCACGTTCGACTGCGACGTGATCGACGAAGGTGATGACTACACCCAACTCGCGATCCAGGGGCCGCGGGCGGTAGAAGTGCTGGCCAAGCTGACGGACGCCGACCTCGGCGCCATCAAGAACTACTGGTTTACCACGGGAACGGTGTGCGGGCTCGACCGGGTGCTGATCGCGCGGACCGGCTACACGGGCGAAGACGGTTTCGAAATCTATGTTCCTTCCGACGCGGCGACCAGCGCGCGCGTCTGGCACGAGGTGCTGGGCGCCGGCGATGCGCTCGGCCTCCTGCCGTGTGGCCTGGGCGCGAGGAACACGCTGCGCCTGGAGGCCAAGATGGCGCTCTACGGTCACGAGATCTCGGAGTCCATCACGGTGTGGGAAGCGGGATTGGACCGATTCTGCAAGATGGAGAAGGGCGAGTTCGTCGGACGTGAGGCACTGGGCAGACAGAAAACCGAGGGCATCCAGCGGACGCTGATCGGCTTGGAGATGACCGAGCGTGGCATTGCCCGCGACGGTTACAAGGTGATGGACGCGGGTGGCCGTGAGATCGGCTGTGTGACCAGCGGTTCCTACGCGCCCTATCTGAAAAAGAACATTGCGCTGGCCTACGTACCACCGGGACATGCGGCGCCGGGGACTGCCCTGGAAGTGGAGATACGCGGCCAGGCGGTGAGAGCCCGCGTGATCCCGACGCCGTTCTACAAGCGGATCCGCAATTAG
- the gcvH gene encoding glycine cleavage system protein GcvH has product MAYPKELKYTKEHEWIRLDGKSGMIGITDHAQSSLGDIVFVDLPKPGAKVTAMQSFGTVESVKAVSDLFAPVSGTVAAVNEELVTAPEKINSDPHGTWMIKVTLDNQDELKGLMSAEEYEKFVAQESSSS; this is encoded by the coding sequence ATGGCCTATCCCAAAGAACTGAAGTACACCAAAGAACACGAGTGGATCCGTTTGGACGGGAAGAGCGGAATGATCGGGATTACCGATCACGCCCAGAGTTCCCTGGGCGACATTGTCTTTGTCGACCTTCCCAAACCGGGCGCGAAGGTCACGGCCATGCAAAGCTTTGGCACGGTGGAATCGGTCAAGGCGGTCTCCGATCTGTTCGCTCCGGTTTCCGGGACGGTGGCGGCGGTGAACGAGGAATTGGTCACGGCGCCGGAGAAGATCAACAGCGATCCCCACGGGACCTGGATGATCAAGGTCACGCTGGACAATCAGGACGAGCTGAAGGGATTGATGTCCGCCGAGGAATACGAAAAGTTCGTGGCCCAGGAAAGTTCCAGCTCCTGA
- the gcvPA gene encoding aminomethyl-transferring glycine dehydrogenase subunit GcvPA, with product MRYLPKSPSDREAMLREIGARSIDDLFSQIPTEYRLSRDLKVPRQMAESEIVEYFRERGAGTAADHASFLGAGVYEHYRPLVIEALASRGEFFTAYTPYQAEIAQGTLQSIFEFQTMICELTGMEVANASMYDGSTAVPEAAMMAARITGRHAAVVARTVHPEYREVLATYVQHEGMKVTEVGYGENGRVDMAAVDKAVTEQTACVILQSPNFFGTIEDVAAMAEVGHRKGALLVVVVAEAVSLGIVRPPAEADIVAMEAQSFGVPPGFGGPFCGVLATREKYVRQMPGRLVGETRDRHGRRGFCLTLSTREQHIRREKATSNICTNQALVALMATIFLSVYGREGLKELARHNLAKAAYAAGELRKKAKVLFDGAPRFHEFVVQTQEDPHELNRRLLEKKIVGGFPLKKFYPELGNASLWCCTEQMKRESIDAAVAAVRA from the coding sequence ATGCGCTACCTGCCCAAATCCCCCAGCGACCGCGAAGCGATGCTGCGCGAGATCGGCGCGCGCTCCATCGATGACCTGTTCTCGCAGATTCCCACCGAGTACCGCCTGAGCCGCGACCTGAAGGTGCCGCGGCAGATGGCCGAGTCGGAAATCGTGGAGTACTTTCGCGAGCGGGGCGCGGGAACGGCGGCGGATCACGCCAGCTTCCTGGGCGCTGGCGTCTACGAGCACTATCGGCCGCTGGTGATCGAGGCCCTGGCGTCGCGGGGCGAGTTCTTCACCGCGTACACGCCCTACCAGGCGGAGATCGCGCAGGGCACACTGCAATCGATCTTCGAATTCCAGACCATGATCTGCGAGCTGACGGGCATGGAAGTGGCCAACGCCTCCATGTACGACGGCTCCACGGCCGTTCCCGAGGCCGCCATGATGGCGGCGCGCATCACGGGACGCCACGCCGCGGTGGTGGCCCGCACCGTCCATCCGGAATATCGCGAAGTGCTCGCCACCTACGTGCAACATGAAGGAATGAAGGTCACCGAGGTGGGCTATGGCGAGAATGGCCGCGTCGACATGGCCGCGGTCGATAAGGCGGTGACGGAGCAGACCGCTTGCGTCATTCTGCAGTCGCCGAACTTCTTCGGCACCATTGAGGACGTCGCCGCCATGGCCGAGGTTGGCCACCGCAAGGGCGCCCTGCTGGTGGTCGTGGTCGCAGAAGCAGTGTCGCTGGGCATCGTACGACCGCCGGCGGAGGCGGACATCGTCGCCATGGAGGCACAGTCGTTCGGGGTACCGCCTGGATTCGGCGGGCCTTTCTGCGGCGTGCTGGCCACGCGTGAGAAATACGTGCGCCAGATGCCCGGGCGCCTGGTGGGCGAAACCCGCGACCGCCACGGCCGGCGAGGATTCTGCCTGACGCTCTCCACCCGCGAGCAGCACATCCGCCGGGAGAAGGCCACCTCCAACATCTGCACCAACCAGGCGCTGGTAGCGTTGATGGCCACCATCTTTCTTTCCGTCTATGGACGCGAGGGGCTGAAGGAGCTGGCGCGTCACAACTTGGCCAAAGCCGCCTATGCTGCCGGCGAGCTCCGCAAGAAGGCGAAAGTACTGTTCGACGGCGCGCCACGATTCCATGAGTTCGTGGTCCAGACGCAGGAAGACCCGCACGAGCTCAACCGCCGCCTGCTGGAGAAGAAGATCGTGGGCGGTTTCCCGTTGAAAAAGTTCTATCCCGAACTGGGGAACGCATCGCTGTGGTGCTGTACGGAGCAGATGAAGCGCGAGTCCATCGACGCGGCGGTGGCGGCGGTGCGGGCATGA
- the gcvPB gene encoding aminomethyl-transferring glycine dehydrogenase subunit GcvPB, with amino-acid sequence MSGPRKATTHVNQNEGLIFEKSSPGKAAWKLPPLDVPAVDAEKILGAVARSDLGNMPEVSEIEIIRHFTRLSTWNYGVDTGLYPLGSCTMKYNARVNEVVARLRGLAEAHPYQPQRLSQGALQIMKALADCLLEITGMDAITLQPAAGAHGELTGILMVRAFLEAQGNPRKKVLIPDSAHGTNPATAAICGYVVENLKSNAAGRVDVGALERQMNEDVAALMLTNPNTLGVFEEEIHKIADILHAKGGLLYVDGANLNALVGKTRPGDFNVDVMHLNLHKTFSTPHGGGGPGSGPVACKRRLEPFLPLPVVMENPDGSLEFDYDRPKSIGRVRAFYGNFGMHVRALAYILANGPDGLRQTTEDAVLNANYIRKKLEGVYELPYKTPTMHEVVFSDKKQAAKGVKTGDIAKRLIDYGFHPYTTSFPLIVPGALMIEPTESESKEELDLFIEAMRAIAEEAEREPQVILDAPHTTRVSRLDEVQAARKPVLRWRPPMREAAD; translated from the coding sequence ATGAGCGGACCGCGCAAGGCCACGACGCACGTCAACCAGAACGAAGGCCTCATCTTCGAGAAGTCGTCCCCCGGCAAGGCGGCGTGGAAGCTGCCGCCACTGGACGTGCCGGCGGTGGATGCAGAGAAAATTCTGGGCGCGGTGGCGCGCTCCGACCTCGGGAACATGCCCGAAGTGAGCGAGATCGAGATCATCCGCCACTTCACACGGCTTTCCACATGGAACTACGGAGTGGACACGGGCTTGTATCCGCTGGGCTCGTGCACCATGAAATACAACGCGCGCGTGAACGAGGTCGTGGCCCGGCTACGCGGCCTGGCGGAAGCGCATCCCTACCAGCCACAGCGTCTCTCGCAGGGCGCGCTACAGATTATGAAAGCGCTGGCGGACTGCCTGCTGGAGATCACCGGCATGGACGCCATCACGCTGCAGCCGGCGGCGGGAGCGCACGGCGAGCTTACCGGCATCCTGATGGTGCGGGCGTTTCTGGAAGCGCAGGGCAATCCGCGCAAGAAGGTCCTCATCCCCGACTCGGCGCATGGCACGAATCCGGCGACGGCGGCCATTTGCGGCTACGTGGTGGAGAATCTGAAGTCGAATGCAGCGGGCAGGGTGGATGTGGGAGCGCTGGAGCGGCAGATGAACGAGGATGTAGCCGCGCTCATGCTCACCAACCCCAATACCCTGGGTGTCTTCGAGGAGGAGATCCACAAGATTGCGGACATCCTGCACGCCAAAGGCGGGTTGCTGTACGTGGATGGCGCCAACTTGAACGCGCTGGTGGGCAAGACCCGGCCGGGCGATTTCAACGTGGACGTGATGCACCTGAATTTGCACAAGACGTTCTCCACGCCGCACGGCGGCGGCGGTCCGGGATCGGGGCCGGTGGCGTGCAAGCGCAGGCTGGAGCCATTCCTGCCGCTACCGGTGGTAATGGAGAATCCTGACGGCTCGCTCGAATTCGATTACGACAGGCCGAAATCCATCGGCCGGGTGCGAGCGTTCTACGGGAACTTCGGCATGCACGTCCGCGCACTGGCCTACATTCTGGCCAACGGTCCCGACGGCCTGCGGCAGACGACCGAAGATGCCGTCCTCAACGCCAACTACATCCGCAAGAAGCTGGAGGGCGTGTACGAGCTACCCTACAAGACGCCCACCATGCACGAGGTCGTCTTCAGCGACAAGAAGCAGGCCGCGAAGGGCGTGAAGACGGGAGACATCGCCAAGCGGCTGATCGACTACGGATTCCATCCCTATACCACGTCGTTCCCGCTGATCGTGCCGGGCGCGCTGATGATCGAGCCGACAGAGAGCGAGTCGAAGGAAGAGCTGGACCTGTTCATCGAGGCCATGCGCGCGATTGCGGAAGAAGCCGAGCGGGAGCCGCAGGTCATCCTGGATGCCCCGCACACCACGCGCGTCTCCCGTCTGGATGAAGTGCAGGCGGCGCGCAAGCCGGTGCTGCGCTGGCGCCCGCCGATGCGCGAAGCCGCCGACTAG